The proteins below are encoded in one region of Metallibacterium scheffleri:
- a CDS encoding GFA family protein, translating to MLECDCSICRMSGYLHLIIPAARFRLLSGAEDLREYRFNTGTARRLFCATCGIKSFYVPRSHPDGIDINLCCLDVDSVPEYTLQAFRDTEREASTAALAHLSVPGPH from the coding sequence GTGCTGGAATGCGATTGCTCGATCTGCCGCATGAGCGGTTACTTGCATCTCATCATTCCGGCTGCGCGGTTCCGCCTGCTCAGCGGGGCGGAGGATTTGCGCGAATACCGCTTCAACACTGGCACGGCGCGACGTCTGTTTTGCGCGACCTGTGGCATCAAGAGTTTCTACGTGCCGCGCTCGCACCCGGATGGCATCGACATCAACCTGTGCTGCCTGGACGTCGACAGCGTGCCCGAGTACACGCTGCAGGCCTTCCGCGATACCGAGCGCGAGGCCAGCACCGCCGCGCTGGCGCATCTGAGCGTGCCAGGCCCGCATTGA
- a CDS encoding adenosylcobalamin-dependent ribonucleoside-diphosphate reductase, whose translation MSTARATTTLPDAAAIPLQPASFDIWDKKYRLKSKQGAAVDADIDASYQRIARALSEVEATPELREHWCERFLWALRHGAIPAGRITSNAGALAHKPATSTINCTVSGTITDSMDDILEKVHEAGLTLKAGCGIGYEFSTLRPRGAYVSGAGAYTSGPLSFMDIYDKMCFTVSSAGGRRGAQMGTFDVAHPDVREFIRAKREAGRLRQFNLSLLITDAFMQAVADDADWPLLFPVHVKEQDEVVLDDPAQVIWREWPTHENYVDRADGMVACKIYGHVKARHLWDMIMVSTYDYAEPGFILIDRVNEMNNNWWCEAIRATNPCGEQPLPPYGSCLLGSVNLTLFVRDAFGPKARFDWDEYREVVRVFTRMLDNVVEINGLPLPQQRHEIQRKRRHGMGFLGLGSTLAMLKQRYGSPDACRFTAEVAREMAIAGWEVALQLAEEKGPAPILAEDFTVNGAMLRQRPEMVRDGYKVGDSVPGRVLHARYSHYMQRIAGVRPDLVEKLAQVGARFTHHSSIAPTGTISLSLANNASNGIEPSFAHHYSRNVIREGRKSKEKVEVYSFELLAYRALINAEAMPGSEDPRSKLPDYFVAADDISPKEHVDIQAAAQQWVDSSISKTANVPTEYPYEDFKDIYRYAHQQGLKGCTTFRFNPATFQGVLVKDSDLESTLYRFELEDGSVVEAKGNEEVEYDGEMHTAANLFDALKEGYYGKF comes from the coding sequence ATGAGCACGGCACGCGCCACCACCACACTTCCCGACGCCGCAGCGATTCCGTTGCAACCTGCTTCGTTCGACATCTGGGACAAGAAGTACCGTCTCAAATCAAAGCAGGGCGCGGCGGTGGATGCCGACATCGACGCCAGCTATCAGCGCATCGCGCGCGCGCTGAGCGAGGTTGAGGCCACGCCGGAATTGCGCGAGCACTGGTGCGAGCGATTTTTGTGGGCGCTGCGCCACGGCGCGATTCCGGCCGGGCGCATCACCTCCAACGCCGGCGCGCTGGCGCACAAGCCCGCTACCAGCACCATCAATTGCACCGTCTCGGGCACCATCACGGATTCGATGGACGATATTTTAGAGAAAGTGCACGAGGCCGGGCTGACACTGAAGGCTGGCTGCGGCATCGGCTATGAATTTTCCACGCTGCGCCCGCGGGGTGCGTATGTCTCGGGCGCCGGCGCTTACACCAGCGGCCCGCTGTCGTTCATGGATATCTACGACAAGATGTGCTTCACCGTATCCAGTGCCGGCGGTCGCCGCGGCGCGCAGATGGGTACCTTCGACGTGGCCCATCCCGATGTGCGCGAATTCATCCGGGCCAAGCGCGAGGCGGGTCGCCTGCGCCAGTTCAATCTGTCGCTGCTGATCACCGATGCGTTCATGCAGGCGGTCGCGGACGACGCCGACTGGCCGCTGCTGTTCCCGGTGCACGTCAAGGAACAGGACGAGGTCGTGCTGGACGACCCCGCGCAGGTGATCTGGCGCGAGTGGCCCACGCACGAGAATTACGTCGACCGCGCGGATGGCATGGTGGCCTGCAAGATCTACGGCCACGTCAAGGCACGACACCTGTGGGACATGATCATGGTGTCGACGTACGACTACGCCGAACCGGGCTTCATCCTGATCGATCGCGTCAACGAGATGAACAACAACTGGTGGTGCGAGGCCATCCGCGCCACCAATCCGTGCGGCGAGCAGCCACTGCCACCCTATGGTTCGTGTCTGCTGGGCTCGGTCAATCTCACTCTGTTCGTGCGCGACGCCTTCGGACCCAAGGCGCGCTTCGACTGGGACGAGTACCGCGAGGTGGTGCGCGTGTTCACGCGCATGCTCGACAACGTGGTCGAGATCAACGGCCTGCCGTTGCCGCAGCAGCGCCACGAGATCCAGCGCAAGCGCCGCCACGGCATGGGCTTTCTTGGCCTCGGCAGCACGCTGGCCATGCTCAAGCAGCGCTACGGCAGTCCGGATGCCTGTCGCTTCACCGCGGAGGTCGCACGCGAGATGGCCATCGCCGGCTGGGAAGTGGCGCTGCAACTGGCCGAGGAGAAGGGCCCCGCTCCGATCCTTGCGGAGGACTTCACGGTCAATGGCGCCATGTTGCGCCAGCGCCCGGAAATGGTGCGCGACGGCTACAAGGTCGGCGACAGCGTGCCCGGCCGCGTGCTGCACGCGAGATACAGTCATTATATGCAACGCATCGCCGGAGTACGCCCGGATCTGGTGGAAAAACTTGCGCAGGTCGGCGCGCGCTTCACGCACCACAGCTCCATCGCACCGACCGGCACCATCTCGCTCAGTCTCGCCAACAACGCCAGCAACGGCATCGAGCCCAGCTTCGCCCACCATTACTCGCGCAACGTCATTCGCGAGGGCCGCAAGAGCAAGGAAAAGGTCGAGGTCTACAGCTTTGAACTGCTGGCCTATCGCGCGTTGATCAACGCCGAGGCCATGCCTGGCAGCGAGGATCCCAGGTCGAAGCTGCCGGATTATTTCGTCGCCGCCGACGACATCTCGCCGAAAGAGCACGTCGATATCCAGGCCGCCGCGCAGCAGTGGGTCGACAGTTCCATATCCAAGACCGCCAATGTTCCCACCGAGTATCCCTACGAGGACTTCAAGGACATCTACCGCTACGCCCACCAGCAGGGCTTGAAGGGCTGCACGACGTTCCGCTTCAATCCCGCGACCTTCCAGGGTGTGCTGGTCAAGGATTCGGATCTGGAAAGCACCCTCTACCGCTTCGAGTTGGAAGACGGTAGCGTGGTCGAGGCAAAAGGCAATGAGGAAGTGGAGTACGACGGCGAGATGCACACCGCCGCCAATCTGTTCGATGCGTTGAAGGAAGGTTATTACGGCAAGTTCTGA
- a CDS encoding leucyl aminopeptidase family protein, with protein sequence MSNLIEARRGQHAVPIESLDAAALPACRKRLTAAQRHWLQASDFNARAGSVLLLPDADGKLARVLVGVDREEPLWALAALAQSLPEGDYALAAEGVLGDTRLAALGFALGGYRYARYRKAPRAPARLLVAPALLAELQPLLDAAAQVRDWVNTPTEDMGPADLAAAAHALGKTHDAKVREWVGDELLANHFPTIHAVGRASHRAPRLIELRWGKRKHPHLVLVGKGVCFDTGGLNLKSGDGMRWMKKDMGGAAHALALAGLVMRAMLPVRLTLLIPAVENAVAGNALRPGEVITTRSGQTVEIDNTDAEGRLILCDALAYAAEQQPDLIIDFATLTGAARVALGPDLPALFGNRRELREAVLAAGEAEHDPLWSLPLWRPYRRMLDSYLADFANSGASRHAGAITAALYLERFVPDTTSWLHVDVYAWNDADRPGRPRGGEAQSLRAFFAFLRQRYA encoded by the coding sequence ATGTCCAACCTGATCGAAGCGCGCCGCGGCCAGCACGCGGTGCCGATCGAAAGCCTCGACGCCGCAGCGCTGCCGGCCTGTCGCAAACGCCTGACCGCGGCGCAGCGGCACTGGCTGCAGGCCAGTGATTTCAACGCGCGTGCCGGCAGCGTGCTGCTGTTGCCCGATGCCGACGGCAAGCTCGCGCGCGTGCTGGTTGGCGTCGATCGCGAGGAGCCACTGTGGGCGTTGGCTGCGCTGGCGCAGAGCCTGCCCGAGGGTGACTACGCGCTGGCCGCCGAAGGCGTGCTGGGTGACACGCGTCTCGCGGCCCTGGGTTTCGCGCTGGGCGGTTATCGCTACGCGCGTTATCGCAAGGCGCCGCGCGCACCGGCGCGTCTGCTCGTGGCACCGGCGTTGCTGGCCGAACTGCAGCCCCTGCTCGATGCCGCCGCGCAGGTGCGCGATTGGGTCAACACACCCACCGAGGACATGGGTCCGGCCGATCTGGCCGCCGCCGCGCACGCGCTCGGCAAGACGCACGACGCCAAGGTGCGCGAATGGGTCGGCGATGAACTGCTCGCGAACCACTTCCCCACCATCCACGCCGTCGGCCGCGCCAGTCATCGCGCGCCGCGCCTGATCGAATTGCGCTGGGGCAAGCGCAAGCACCCGCACCTGGTGCTGGTGGGCAAGGGCGTGTGCTTCGATACCGGCGGACTCAACCTGAAATCCGGTGACGGCATGCGCTGGATGAAGAAAGACATGGGTGGCGCCGCGCACGCGCTGGCGCTGGCCGGGCTGGTGATGCGGGCCATGCTGCCAGTACGTCTCACTCTGTTGATCCCGGCGGTGGAGAATGCCGTGGCCGGCAACGCGCTGCGTCCGGGCGAGGTCATCACCACGCGCAGCGGGCAGACCGTGGAGATCGACAACACCGATGCCGAGGGTCGCCTGATCCTGTGTGACGCGCTGGCCTACGCCGCCGAGCAGCAGCCGGACCTGATCATCGATTTCGCCACACTCACCGGTGCCGCGCGCGTGGCGCTGGGACCCGACCTGCCGGCGCTGTTCGGCAATCGCCGCGAGTTGCGCGAGGCGGTGCTGGCCGCCGGCGAGGCCGAGCACGATCCGCTGTGGTCGCTGCCGCTGTGGCGTCCGTACCGGCGCATGCTCGATTCGTACTTGGCCGACTTCGCCAACAGTGGCGCCTCGCGCCATGCCGGCGCCATCACCGCCGCGCTGTACCTCGAACGTTTCGTGCCGGACACCACGTCGTGGCTGCACGTGGACGTGTACGCATGGAACGACGCGGATCGCCCCGGCCGGCCGCGTGGCGGCGAGGCACAAAGCCTGCGTGCGTTTTTTGCTTTTCTGCGGCAGCGCTATGCCTAG
- a CDS encoding HAD family hydrolase — protein sequence MRPLRALSLDLDDTLWPIEPAIAAAEASLHDWLHAHVPAVAAAWPPPAMRELRTRIARHCPEIAHDFSAQRRLSLAHALRACGADEAQAEPAFEAFFSARNRVVFYDDALPALTRLAALLPLASLSNGNADLARIGIDAHFAVQVSAREAGVAKPDARIFTALCQRLGCMPAQVLHVGDDPLLDVAGARAAGLQAAWLNRTASVWPGPGPMPALVFRDLGELADWCAAHLGAD from the coding sequence GTGAGACCGCTGCGCGCGCTCAGTCTCGACCTCGACGACACGCTGTGGCCGATCGAACCGGCGATCGCCGCCGCCGAGGCCAGCCTGCACGACTGGTTGCACGCGCACGTACCCGCGGTGGCCGCGGCGTGGCCGCCGCCAGCCATGCGCGAATTGCGCACGCGCATCGCGCGGCATTGCCCCGAGATCGCGCATGATTTCAGCGCGCAGCGCCGCTTGTCTCTGGCGCATGCGCTGCGCGCCTGCGGTGCCGATGAGGCGCAGGCCGAGCCGGCGTTCGAGGCGTTTTTCTCCGCGCGCAATCGCGTGGTGTTTTATGACGACGCGTTGCCGGCGCTGACGCGATTGGCCGCACTGTTGCCGCTGGCCAGCCTGAGCAATGGCAATGCCGATCTCGCGCGCATCGGTATCGATGCGCACTTCGCCGTGCAGGTTTCGGCGCGCGAAGCGGGCGTGGCCAAGCCCGACGCACGCATTTTCACCGCGCTATGCCAGCGCCTGGGCTGCATGCCCGCGCAGGTGCTGCACGTGGGCGACGATCCGTTGCTGGATGTCGCCGGTGCCCGCGCTGCCGGCTTGCAGGCGGCGTGGCTCAATCGCACCGCCAGCGTCTGGCCCGGCCCGGGTCCGATGCCTGCGCTGGTGTTCCGCGATCTTGGCGAACTCGCCGACTGGTGTGCGGCACATCTTGGCGCGGATTAG
- a CDS encoding substrate-binding domain-containing protein encodes MRRACLLLLSFLCTAVAAQAIAAPASATLRWRGDFTTAHSLADGLAKAWARDEGGRLDVDSFNTISGIDQALDGRVDIAGSARPPFSGRPQESGLVFTPLAWDALVLITHRDNPVHNITLQQLYQVYMGYTTNWSQLGGPDKPINLYSIASPLDGVEFDLRKFLYGRGDQEIAAPRLYLNTQQLQVAVGLDPDALGVSAYSNVYRNPRLQMLRVEGIKPDARSISDGTYPMLVPLYFGSNPNDPKAAEVRRFMRFAEGPRGQAVIRAQGMIPYADGAALAAGAETRATWIAQRLAAEQSAGKIAMNGPLAAPGATYSQGASIAPTSPSTQAARARMQARDALDRKVKPVLRTADASEGGGGE; translated from the coding sequence ATGCGTCGCGCCTGTCTGTTGCTGCTGTCATTCTTGTGCACTGCGGTCGCCGCTCAGGCCATCGCCGCGCCGGCCTCGGCCACGCTGCGCTGGCGTGGCGATTTCACCACCGCCCACAGTCTCGCTGATGGCCTTGCCAAGGCCTGGGCGCGCGACGAGGGCGGCAGGCTCGATGTGGATTCGTTCAACACCATCTCCGGCATCGACCAGGCACTCGATGGCAGGGTTGATATCGCGGGCAGCGCGCGGCCGCCGTTTTCCGGACGCCCGCAGGAATCAGGTCTGGTGTTCACCCCGTTGGCCTGGGATGCGCTGGTGCTGATCACCCACCGCGACAATCCGGTGCACAACATCACCTTGCAGCAGCTGTATCAGGTGTACATGGGTTACACCACCAACTGGAGTCAGCTCGGCGGTCCGGACAAGCCGATCAATCTGTACTCCATCGCCAGCCCGCTGGATGGCGTCGAGTTTGACCTGCGCAAGTTCCTGTATGGGCGTGGTGACCAGGAGATCGCGGCGCCGCGCCTGTATCTCAACACACAGCAATTGCAGGTCGCGGTGGGCCTCGACCCCGATGCGCTGGGGGTCAGCGCGTACTCGAATGTCTATCGCAACCCCAGGCTGCAGATGTTGCGCGTCGAAGGCATCAAGCCGGATGCGCGCAGCATCAGCGACGGCACTTATCCGATGCTGGTGCCACTGTATTTCGGCAGCAATCCGAACGATCCGAAGGCGGCCGAGGTGCGCAGATTCATGCGCTTCGCCGAAGGCCCCAGGGGCCAGGCGGTGATCCGTGCGCAGGGCATGATCCCCTACGCCGATGGCGCTGCGCTGGCGGCGGGCGCCGAGACGCGCGCCACCTGGATCGCGCAGCGCCTCGCTGCCGAGCAGAGCGCCGGCAAGATCGCCATGAATGGTCCGCTGGCTGCGCCTGGCGCGACTTACTCGCAAGGCGCCAGCATCGCGCCGACCTCGCCCAGCACGCAGGCGGCGCGAGCGCGCATGCAAGCGCGTGATGCGCTGGACAGGAAAGTGAAGCCGGTGCTGCGGACTGCCGACGCCAGCGAGGGCGGCGGCGGCGAGTGA
- a CDS encoding universal stress protein, with amino-acid sequence MSTLEFIVHVPHPGTRHAALDLALDLAARLQARLSGVFAAALPSAAFAVPEAITLQVQEAEQARKHAAAKTAWWQELLRQRDLHGDWRVGEGDLAQVLCLAAASADLLIVQRPQTREDAPIGFGSTSRAVFTAAKPVLIVPAAGAASVGQRVLIAWNGSLESARALHGAASLLAHADAVHVLDGSRERGPEGLAWLPPLDLPAWFAQRGINAAIERLAALGAPAPAILARAQALQCDLIVLGAWGTSRLTEMVLGGVTRALFRECPLPLLVAH; translated from the coding sequence ATGTCCACCCTCGAATTCATCGTGCACGTTCCCCATCCCGGCACGCGCCATGCGGCCCTGGATCTGGCCCTGGACCTGGCCGCGCGCCTGCAGGCGCGGCTCAGTGGCGTGTTTGCCGCGGCCCTGCCCAGCGCGGCGTTCGCCGTGCCCGAAGCGATCACGCTGCAGGTGCAGGAAGCCGAGCAGGCGCGCAAGCACGCCGCCGCCAAGACCGCGTGGTGGCAGGAACTGTTGCGCCAGCGCGATCTGCACGGCGACTGGCGCGTCGGCGAGGGCGACCTGGCGCAGGTGTTGTGCCTGGCCGCGGCCAGTGCCGATCTGCTGATCGTGCAACGTCCGCAGACACGCGAGGATGCGCCGATCGGTTTCGGCAGTACCTCGCGCGCGGTATTCACCGCGGCCAAGCCGGTACTGATCGTGCCCGCGGCCGGCGCGGCCAGCGTCGGCCAGCGCGTGTTGATCGCCTGGAACGGCAGCCTGGAATCCGCGCGTGCATTGCATGGCGCGGCGTCGTTGCTGGCCCATGCCGACGCCGTGCATGTACTCGACGGCAGCCGCGAACGGGGCCCGGAGGGACTGGCCTGGCTGCCACCGCTGGATCTGCCGGCGTGGTTCGCGCAACGCGGCATCAATGCCGCGATCGAGCGCCTTGCCGCGCTAGGCGCGCCAGCGCCCGCCATCCTGGCGCGCGCGCAGGCCTTGCAATGCGATCTGATCGTGCTGGGCGCCTGGGGTACCTCGCGGCTGACCGAGATGGTCCTCGGCGGCGTCACCCGCGCGCTGTTCCGCGAATGTCCGCTGCCCCTGCTGGTAGCGCACTGA
- the trhA gene encoding PAQR family membrane homeostasis protein TrhA, giving the protein MNSHNQPRPSVLNLHDERVSMLIHALGIALSGAGLVLLIVAAAALDQVRALLAVVVFGSALVLMYSASTLYHAVRGADAKRRLRRLDHVAIYLLIAGTYTPFTLLALRGAWGWSLFAAIWVLAGLGSVLEFSGWGQRRWLAALVYVGMGWIGVFAFAPLHAVLASGGFALLLAGGVAYTLGVPFYLWRRLPFHHSIWHVFVLAGSVLQFLAVLLYLLPLAR; this is encoded by the coding sequence ATGAATAGCCACAATCAGCCCCGTCCCAGCGTACTGAACCTGCATGACGAGCGAGTCAGCATGCTGATTCACGCGCTGGGCATCGCGCTCAGCGGTGCGGGTCTGGTGCTGTTGATCGTGGCTGCGGCTGCACTGGACCAGGTCCGTGCGCTGCTGGCCGTGGTGGTGTTCGGCAGCGCGCTGGTGCTGATGTACAGCGCGTCGACGCTGTACCACGCCGTGCGTGGCGCCGATGCCAAGCGGCGTCTGCGGCGCCTGGATCACGTCGCCATTTATCTGCTGATCGCCGGCACCTATACGCCGTTCACCCTGCTGGCCTTGCGGGGTGCGTGGGGTTGGAGCCTGTTCGCGGCGATCTGGGTGCTGGCGGGCCTTGGCAGCGTGCTGGAGTTCAGCGGTTGGGGGCAGCGTCGCTGGCTGGCGGCGCTGGTCTACGTGGGCATGGGCTGGATCGGCGTGTTCGCGTTTGCGCCACTGCACGCGGTGTTGGCCAGTGGCGGGTTTGCCCTGCTGCTGGCGGGCGGTGTGGCCTACACCCTGGGCGTGCCGTTTTATCTGTGGCGGCGACTGCCGTTTCACCACAGCATCTGGCATGTGTTCGTGCTGGCCGGCAGCGTGCTGCAGTTTCTCGCGGTGCTGCTGTATTTGCTGCCGCTGGCGCGTTGA